In the genome of Salmo trutta chromosome 39, fSalTru1.1, whole genome shotgun sequence, the window ATCTGAGATGTTTGAGCAACTTCTGCTTTTGTTTCGTTTGCTTGAGGCCTTTGAACGGATTCTTTGTCAGTCCTTTTTGCAGCTGAAGTAGTTTCCATGATGGTCCTGCCTAACTTACCAGGTTCCATGTCCGTGCAGCTTACTTGGGGCATTTGAACGAGTCCCTCCATTGACCCCCCACTCAGTCTTTGAACAGGTTCAAAGTTTTCCGCACCTACTTGAACAGGTTCTTTGTTCATCTCACGTATTTGGGGCATTTCAGCAGTACTACAGCTTTCCATCCTATTGACAATTATTTTTATCTCCCGGGTAAGAGCAGGTTCTCTGCCTGTTTTGCTTATTTTATGCATTGAAGGGGTTTCCTTGCTTGTGTTGCTTACTTGAGCAAATTCTTTCTTTGGCCTGCCTCTTTTGCGCTTTGGAATTAATTCCATTTGATCTAGTTCTTCAGGTGTCTTTGCAGGTACTTTCTTTGTCTGATTTACTTTAGGCTTTCCAGTGAGTTTTTGGGGTTCAGCGGGTTCTTTATTTATTTCCCGTCCTTCGACACATTGCTGATTCATTTCACCAGCTTGAGGCATTAGACCGGCTTCTGTGTGTAAGTCGGTTTCTTGAGATATTTCAATTGGTCCCTTCCTTGTCCTCCCTCTTTTAGATGTTACAGCAGGTGCCATGTGTTTGTCCATTTTCTGAAGCATTTTGGAGGATTCCTTGTTGGTTTTGGTTATTTGGGGCATTTGAGTTTGTTCCTGGTTTGTGCCGGATACTTGGGGAACTCGTCTGGGTCTCTTCCTTGATCTCATGCTACTGGGCATTAAAGTGGTGTCCGTGTTTACCTCGCTTACCGGAATGGGTTCCATGCAAGTGTCGGTTAATTGTGGAATTTGAACGAATCCCTTCTTTGGCCTCCCATTCTTGGCCTGTACAACAGATTCTTTGTTTGTCTCAGCAAGTTTAATGTCTGTATTGGTTACTTGAATGGGTTTGTTTCGTTTGTCAGTTACCTGGGACGTTTGGACAGGTTTCTTCCTTGGACTTCTGAGCTTGTGAACAGGTTCCAAGTGTGTGTCGGTTATTTGTggagtgtgttctatgtttgttttacttACTTGAACAAGTTCCTTCCTTGGCCTGCCTCTTTTGGGCATTATCATTTGTTCCATGTTTGTCTCGCTCATTAGAGACATTTGAGCAAGTTCCTTCCTTGGCCTGCCTCTTTTGGGCATTATAATTTGTTCCATGTTTGTCTCGCTCATTAGAGACAATTGAGCAAGTTCCTTCCTTGGCCTGCCTCTTTTAGGAATCTTCATTTGTTCCATGTATGTCTCGCTCATTACAGACATTTGAGCAAGTTCCTTCCTTGGCCTGCCTCTTTCGGGCATTTTAATTTGTTCCATGTTTGTCTCGCTCATTACAGACATTTGAGCAAGTTGTACATTTGTCTCACTTATATGAGCAGGTTTCTTGTTTGTATCGCTGAGTTGAACAGGTTCCATGTGTGTGTTGTCTACTTGAGACGTTTGAACGAGTTCCATGTTTACCTTACTTATTTGAGAAGTCTCCATGTCTGAACGGTGCTCGCCAGTTGCGTTTACTACTGGAGGCGATTGAGCAGGTTTCTTTTTCGTCATCTTCCTTCTCTTGGGATTTAGAACAGGTTTTTTCTTTGCCTCCCTTTTGTCCTCACTGTTCTTCGTCCATCGACTCAATGTAGGTCTGTAAAGGCATGAGAGGGACAGGAAGACACTAGTAAGTTAAAGCCTTGAGATAAGAGCAAATGGTTGACGTGACAACCTATATACACAGGTCCTCAACCAAAATTCAGTTTGATTACTACAGCTCCGTAGAGGATCACTTCTCCATAACTTACTTCTGGACTTTGTGGTAACCATGTTCTTTGATCAGATTCTGGTACTCCCGGGAGTCAGGCCTCTGAGTAGGGCCTTGGTGGTCGTCGCTCCTGCAGTGGACACAAGAGGGAAAAGGTCAGGGGACACAAGGAGAGAGGGATCATCATcaaacacaaacgcacacacatcaAAAACACATACTCTCACCTGGAGCGAGATCTGGAGTCAGATCTGGAACTCCGATCGGACCAGGACCTGAGCGCACATAGATAAATAGATGAGAATCTCAAAATTAGCTCCAGTTAATCCCACCTTTCTGTGCGAGGTAGTTTTATGGACAGACTTTGTGGTTACCAAAAGAGTAGCTACGGACTGCTAATTTTGAGCAACTACACTACTAGGAACTACTCCCTCCATGAAATGGTTCTTACCCGTCTCTGGAGTGGGATTGGTCCGAGAACCAGTTCAGAGAGTGGGTCGGGGAGGAACTGGAATACTCTTCAGAACCACTCAGAGAACGACTCTCATCCTCAGATCTACAAAAGGAGTCCTGCAGGGACCACAAATTAATTAGAACCACACCAGAACAAATCAAGGGGAAATTATTTTCAAAGCTCATTTAATACACAGACACCAAGAGACATACAAAGGTAAACAGATCACTTTTTCTCCTGAGGGAGTAAAACTTACCCCagactcctcctccaccccctctgtcCGGTCCTGCTGAGGTGGATCAAAGCTGGTTGTCAGCCTCTCTGCGTGTCTCCTGGTGGAGGCAGCACTGGGACACACCCCCAGGGCACTGAGGGCTTTGAACACGCTGAGAGGACAGCCCTGTTTCCAGAACTCGACCCCCAGAGAGGCCTGGATGAAATTGCACTTCTGCATGGAGGTGTAGAGGACGATGGCCAAGATAAGCCCCACCCTCTGGCTGACTACATCACCTGCCTCTTCTGTCCTCGGGCTTCAAAAAGATATCAACGGAAAAcatgttataaccaatttatgctTTCATGCACAAAGAGAGCAAGTCATTAATAATGAACAGCAGTCACATAATTCAGCCCTGTGGAACCCTTTTCTTTCATTTTCCAGGGTTGAGTTCAAGTACAAAACAGAattttaaatgtacatttttttaaataaaagccaGTTAACTGTTGTGACCCCCATACAATATAAATGCTTTGATCATCTGGAAAAGTGCCTACAATCAATGATTATTAATTGATTCTTCTTCTCTCACCGTTTAATTTTCCTTGCTCCCATCATAACCCGTGTCCTGATGGTGTTGGGTTTGGGGAACATGGCCCTAAGACATGCCAGGGTCATAGGGGCCTTTTCTTCCCCCCACGCGAGAACTGAATCCCAGGAAAACACACTCACACTCGCCTCAGTCAGCGGCTGACGCAATGGCCCACGTTGGTCCTTCATCAATACCTTACTCTAGTAAATCAGACAGATGGACACATACATTTCTTTGCCAAACACATCTATCGTCAACAACAACACACTCACACCTGATGAGCCATAAACTGCAGGTAGCCTATAATTAATTTAAAGAATGTATTTGGTTATGTTAAAACAATTACCTCCTGGGCGATGACCTCGGCGAGGAAAAGGGTCATGGCTTCTCTAGCTTTGGTCTTCATCAAGGACCTGAAGGCCTTCAGGTGCTGGTGGCTGTGCATGTAATACAGGGCCTTGGCATGAGGTCCAAACCCATTGCTCTGCTTCGTCTTGGAAAAAGGGAGCTGCTTCTTCTTGGGGCTTATACCTTTTTTAACGGGGAACGGAGACGGGAGTGTGGAGTGTGTTGTAGAGTGGGGTGCCTGCGGATGTCTTTTTGTTGTCCGCTCTCCAAAGGAGAACAGGGAACTGATCTGATTTGAAGTTTGACTTGATAATGTTGAGGAATTGACTTGATTTGATGGTGTTGAAGAGTGTGTGGTTGGGGCTATGGGCGTTGGAGGTCGTCTGATGGTTGTTGAATGCGATTCTGGGGAACGAGAAGTCATGGTGGTCCATTTCTCCCCGTCCCACTGACGAACTGTCCTCcgtttgttttttttaaaagcaaTGCACTCCTCTTCTATGGATAAAGAGGATGGGTTGGTTATAATTGGAGTTTGATTGGATAATGTTGTGGATGAGCTTGGTATTTCGGCACGGGGCTTTCGAGGTCTGCCAACTTttggtggcaaatctgaccaaGTCCAAAGCTTCCCATCCTGCTTGGTTTTCCTTCTGAGCACACCAAGACAGACCCAGCAGAGGAAGGAGTCATCATCAGGAGTGATGTCAAAGACTAGCTGGAAGGTCTTGGGGCTGGTCAGCGTGGTGACTTTCCTCCTGTTGTAACCCTTGGGCCCCCTCACAAACCTCACCCCACAAATGCAACACGTCTCTGACTGAGACATTGTGGTGGAAATGTCAGAGCGCTTCAAAAGAAAAGGGACAAAAAAGGGCTGATGGTTGTTAATCGAAGAATGATAACCTATTAATAAAACTCACATTGCAATTGTTAAACATACAATTCTCCTGTGGGGGAGCAGATAAAATGTATGGTTTGAGAAACAAAGCAGACTCACAGCGGATCCTTCCAGTGGGACGCTACCATCCAGAAAAAGCCCCGGTGTAAGTATTTCTCTCACATTCATCGACCGTGATTTTCCAAAACATTAAGCGCGGAACGCCCTGGTTAAAAAGACACCTTCCATTGGCTAATTGATGAAAATATCGTAAAGGGATAAATATGATAACATTTTCACTTCCCGCCAGCTACATGCGAAATATTGCAAACAAACTACAGTACCACAGAAGAACGAATTTGCACTAGTGATCACACAAATACTGTAATGTAAAAGGACGGCATTTTATAAGGTATATCAAACATAGATTAAGGCAAATACATTACATTTCAAACTACTTTAGGTAGGATAACTGTTGAAAGTAATATAGCGTGGAAGTCGGTGTGTTTCGATGGTCCGTTTTTGTGTAGTCACGCATGCGCGGGGCTTCTCCTTCCTACAAAAAAAAATGGTTGACTAGACGCCCAGTCACAATACTGCCACCTGTAGGTTTGGAGTATAATGAAACATAGCTCTTGTATACATCTTCCATAAACaaaagatatacacacacacaccgcccccCCAAGACATTACATGCCATTCACACTCATAATTGACATGAGACAGTGATTAGTCAATAACACAAGCTGATCCATTTCTTTCCTTCTGACCTTTATTATATACAAACATATGACTGAGGTTGTCAACACGGCTCTATGCACACATGAATAATTGCAGCAGAAATACACGCAATGTAATACGCAGTGCAATGATCCGTACATAAGCggtactagcctggtcccaggtct includes:
- the LOC115179317 gene encoding uncharacterized protein LOC115179317; its protein translation is MNVREILTPGLFLDGSVPLEGSARSDISTTMSQSETCCICGVRFVRGPKGYNRRKVTTLTSPKTFQLVFDITPDDDSFLCWVCLGVLRRKTKQDGKLWTWSDLPPKVGRPRKPRAEIPSSSTTLSNQTPIITNPSSLSIEEECIAFKKNKRRTVRQWDGEKWTTMTSRSPESHSTTIRRPPTPIAPTTHSSTPSNQVNSSTLSSQTSNQISSLFSFGERTTKRHPQAPHSTTHSTLPSPFPVKKGISPKKKQLPFSKTKQSNGFGPHAKALYYMHSHQHLKAFRSLMKTKAREAMTLFLAEVIAQESKVLMKDQRGPLRQPLTEASVSVFSWDSVLAWGEEKAPMTLACLRAMFPKPNTIRTRVMMGARKIKRPRTEEAGDVVSQRVGLILAIVLYTSMQKCNFIQASLGVEFWKQGCPLSVFKALSALGVCPSAASTRRHAERLTTSFDPPQQDRTEGVEEESGDSFCRSEDESRSLSGSEEYSSSSPTHSLNWFSDQSHSRDGSWSDRSSRSDSRSRSRSDDHQGPTQRPDSREYQNLIKEHGYHKVQKPTLSRWTKNSEDKREAKKKPVLNPKRRKMTKKKPAQSPPVVNATGEHRSDMETSQISKVNMELVQTSQVDNTHMEPVQLSDTNKKPAHISETNVQLAQMSVMSETNMEQIKMPERGRPRKELAQMSVMSETYMEQMKIPKRGRPRKELAQLSLMSETNMEQIIMPKRGRPRKELAQMSLMSETNMEQMIMPKRGRPRKELVQVSKTNIEHTPQITDTHLEPVHKLRSPRKKPVQTSQVTDKRNKPIQVTNTDIKLAETNKESVVQAKNGRPKKGFVQIPQLTDTCMEPIPVSEVNTDTTLMPSSMRSRKRPRRVPQVSGTNQEQTQMPQITKTNKESSKMLQKMDKHMAPAVTSKRGRTRKGPIEISQETDLHTEAGLMPQAGEMNQQCVEGREINKEPAEPQKLTGKPKVNQTKKVPAKTPEELDQMELIPKRKRGRPKKEFAQVSNTSKETPSMHKISKTGREPALTREIKIIVNRMESCSTAEMPQIREMNKEPVQVGAENFEPVQRLSGGSMEGLVQMPQVSCTDMEPGKLGRTIMETTSAAKRTDKESVQRPQANETKAEVAQTSQITETIKEHIQTTNTDKETASVPKRSCTDMELAKRYKMSDFQTRVIRIVDTRMRANKESVSMPQVHDPNQEPEPAATPEISDTNKASTRVIRIVVNRRIPADICSHTRKSLECLAEVAAKCAPLDVQSAEEDG